The Salmonella enterica subsp. houtenae serovar Houten genome has a segment encoding these proteins:
- the dppD gene encoding dipeptide transport ATP-binding protein DppD: MALLNVDQLSVHFGDEGTPFKAVDRISYSVKQGEVVGIVGESGSGKSVSSLAIMGLIDYPGRVMAANLLFNGQDLKRISERERRNLVGAEVAMIFQDPMTSLNPCYTVGFQIMEAIKVHQGGNKKTRRQRAIDLLNQVGIPDPASRLDVYPHQLSGGMSQRVMIAMAIACRPKLLIADEPTTALDVTIQAQIIELLLELQQKENMALVLITHDLALVAEAAHKIIVMYAGQVVETGDAQDIFRAPRHPYTQALLRALPEFAQDKARLASLPGVVPGKYDRPTGCLLNPRCPYATDTCRVEEPALNLLDGGRQSKCHYPLDDAGRPTL, from the coding sequence ATGGCGTTATTAAATGTAGATCAATTATCGGTACACTTCGGCGACGAAGGGACACCGTTCAAAGCCGTCGACCGCATCAGCTATAGCGTGAAGCAGGGCGAAGTGGTCGGCATTGTCGGCGAGTCCGGCTCCGGCAAATCCGTTAGCTCGCTGGCGATTATGGGGCTTATCGATTACCCAGGCCGCGTGATGGCGGCAAACCTGCTCTTTAACGGACAGGATCTGAAGCGCATTTCCGAGAGGGAGCGTCGCAACCTGGTGGGCGCCGAAGTGGCGATGATTTTCCAGGACCCGATGACCAGCCTCAACCCCTGCTATACCGTTGGTTTCCAGATTATGGAAGCCATCAAGGTACACCAGGGCGGGAACAAGAAAACCCGTCGTCAGCGGGCGATTGACCTGTTGAACCAGGTGGGCATTCCCGATCCGGCCTCGCGTCTGGATGTCTATCCGCATCAGCTTTCCGGCGGTATGAGCCAGCGCGTGATGATTGCGATGGCGATTGCTTGTCGACCAAAGCTGTTGATTGCTGATGAACCCACCACGGCGCTGGATGTGACCATTCAGGCGCAAATCATTGAACTGCTGCTGGAGTTGCAGCAAAAAGAGAACATGGCTCTGGTGCTGATTACCCATGACCTGGCGCTGGTGGCGGAAGCGGCGCACAAAATTATCGTCATGTACGCCGGTCAGGTAGTCGAGACCGGCGATGCGCAGGATATTTTTCGTGCGCCGCGTCATCCTTACACGCAGGCGCTGCTACGCGCATTGCCGGAGTTTGCGCAGGATAAAGCGCGTCTGGCCTCGCTGCCGGGCGTAGTGCCGGGGAAATACGATCGTCCGACCGGTTGTCTGCTCAATCCACGCTGCCCCTATGCGACGGACACATGTCGCGTTGAAGAACCTGCACTGAATCTGCTTGATGGCGGTCGTCAGTCGAAATGTCACTACCCACTTGATGATGCCGGGAGGCCCACACTATGA
- the dppF gene encoding dipeptide transport ATP-binding protein DppF: protein MSTHEATWQQPLLRAIDLKKHYPVKKGIFSPERLVKALDGVSFNLERGKTLAVVGESGCGKSTLGRLLTMIETPTGGELYYQGQDLLKHDPHAQKLRRQKIQIVFQNPYGSLNPRKKVGQILEEPLLINTSLSKAQRREKALAMMAKVGLKTEHYDRYPHMFSGGQRQRIAIARGLMLDPDVVIADEPVSALDVSVRAQVLNLMMDLQQDMGLSYVFISHDLSVVEHIADEVMVMYLGRCVEKGTKEQIFNNPRHPYTQALLSATPRLNPDDRRERIKLTGELPSPLNPPPGCAFNARCRRRFGPCTQLQPQLKEYDGQLVACFAVDQDENPQKPLS, encoded by the coding sequence ATGAGTACGCATGAGGCCACCTGGCAACAGCCGCTGTTGCGGGCTATCGACCTGAAAAAACATTATCCGGTGAAGAAGGGGATTTTTTCTCCGGAACGGCTGGTAAAAGCTCTGGATGGGGTGTCGTTTAACCTCGAACGCGGCAAAACATTGGCCGTAGTGGGGGAATCCGGCTGTGGGAAGTCCACACTGGGCCGTTTGCTAACGATGATTGAAACGCCAACCGGCGGCGAGCTGTACTATCAGGGGCAGGATCTGCTCAAGCATGACCCACATGCGCAGAAACTGCGGCGGCAGAAAATCCAGATCGTGTTCCAGAATCCGTACGGTTCGCTCAACCCGCGCAAGAAGGTGGGGCAAATTCTGGAAGAGCCGTTGCTGATCAATACCAGCCTGAGTAAAGCGCAGCGCCGAGAAAAAGCGCTGGCGATGATGGCGAAGGTGGGGCTGAAAACCGAGCACTACGACCGTTATCCGCATATGTTCTCCGGCGGTCAGCGTCAGCGTATTGCTATCGCGCGTGGCCTGATGCTTGACCCGGATGTAGTGATTGCCGACGAACCGGTCTCCGCGCTCGACGTGTCGGTGCGCGCGCAGGTGCTGAATCTGATGATGGATTTACAACAGGATATGGGATTGTCTTATGTCTTTATCTCGCATGACCTGTCGGTGGTGGAACACATCGCCGATGAAGTGATGGTAATGTACTTAGGCCGCTGCGTGGAGAAAGGGACCAAAGAGCAAATTTTTAACAATCCACGTCATCCATATACCCAGGCGTTGCTCTCCGCCACGCCGCGGCTGAATCCGGACGATCGCCGTGAGCGCATTAAGCTGACCGGCGAGTTGCCGAGCCCGCTGAATCCGCCGCCGGGCTGCGCCTTCAACGCCCGCTGCCGCCGTCGCTTCGGACCCTGCACGCAGTTACAGCCGCAGCTCAAAGAGTACGACGGCCAGTTAGTGGCCTGCTTTGCCGTCGATCAGGATGAAAACCCGCAGAAACCGCTGAGTTGA
- the yhjV gene encoding HAAAP family transport protein, whose protein sequence is MQHDTLQLNNSKATTTPLSTRLPFTKYDFGWVLLCIGMAIGAGTVLMPVQIGLKGIWVFITAFIIAYPATYIVQDIYLKTLSESETCDDYTDIISHYLGKNWGVFLGVIYFLMIIHGVFIYSLSVVFDSASYIKTFGLTEADLSQSIIYKVAIFAVLVAIASGGEKLLFKISGPMVVVKVGIILIFGFAMIPHWNLDNISAFPAASVFFRDVLLTIPFCFFSAVFIQVLNPMNIAYRKREPDRVLATRMAIRTHRISYITLIAIILFFSFSFTFSISHEEAVSAFEQNISALALAAQVIPGQIIHITSTILNIFAVLTAFFGIYLGFHEALKGIVLNVLSRIMDVKNVNPLLLTSGICVFIVATLVIWVSFRVSVLVFFQLGSPLYGIVACIIPFFLIYKVTQLEKLRGLKTWLILLYGILLCLSPLLKLIE, encoded by the coding sequence ATGCAGCACGACACATTACAATTAAATAACAGTAAAGCAACGACCACACCGCTTTCAACGAGATTACCGTTTACAAAATATGATTTTGGCTGGGTGCTCTTGTGTATCGGTATGGCGATCGGCGCCGGTACCGTATTAATGCCTGTGCAAATCGGTCTCAAGGGGATCTGGGTATTTATTACCGCTTTTATCATCGCCTATCCCGCTACCTATATTGTGCAGGATATTTATCTAAAAACGTTGTCTGAAAGCGAAACCTGTGACGATTATACCGATATTATCAGTCACTACCTGGGCAAAAACTGGGGCGTTTTTCTCGGTGTAATCTACTTTCTTATGATTATCCACGGGGTGTTTATTTACTCCCTGTCGGTTGTGTTTGATAGCGCCTCCTATATAAAAACCTTTGGCCTTACTGAGGCCGATCTTTCGCAGTCTATTATCTATAAGGTCGCGATTTTCGCCGTGCTGGTCGCGATTGCCTCCGGCGGAGAAAAGCTATTATTTAAAATTTCCGGCCCGATGGTGGTGGTGAAAGTCGGGATCATTCTGATATTCGGTTTTGCGATGATCCCGCACTGGAACCTTGATAATATTTCCGCCTTTCCCGCCGCATCGGTTTTCTTTCGCGACGTACTGCTCACTATCCCATTCTGCTTCTTTTCTGCGGTCTTCATTCAGGTGCTAAACCCAATGAACATCGCCTATCGTAAGCGCGAGCCTGACCGTGTGCTGGCTACCCGGATGGCGATTCGCACGCACCGCATTAGCTATATTACGCTGATTGCCATTATTCTCTTTTTCTCGTTCTCGTTTACCTTTTCGATTAGCCATGAAGAAGCGGTGTCCGCGTTCGAACAGAATATTTCCGCCCTGGCGCTGGCAGCTCAGGTGATTCCTGGACAGATAATCCACATTACCTCTACCATTCTCAATATTTTTGCCGTACTTACCGCATTCTTTGGTATTTATTTAGGTTTTCACGAAGCGCTTAAAGGTATTGTACTGAATGTATTGAGTCGCATTATGGATGTCAAAAACGTCAACCCACTGCTACTGACGTCTGGAATCTGTGTCTTTATCGTGGCTACTCTGGTTATTTGGGTTTCGTTTCGCGTCTCGGTACTGGTCTTTTTCCAGTTGGGCAGCCCGCTTTATGGTATTGTCGCGTGTATCATTCCCTTTTTTCTCATTTATAAAGTAACGCAACTGGAAAAATTACGCGGTCTGAAAACCTGGCTTATTCTGTTATATGGTATATTGTTGTGCCTGTCGCCGTTATTAAAATTGATTGAATAA
- a CDS encoding putative inner membrane protein — translation MTQHTQTPSMPSPLWQYWRGLSGWNFYFLVKFGLLWAGYLNFHPLLNLVFMAFLLMPIPKYRLHRLRHWIAIPVGFALFWHDTWLPGPQSIMSQGTQVAEFSSGYLLDLIARFINWQMIGAVFVLLVAWLFLSQWIRVTVFVVAIMVWLNVLTLTGPVFTLWPAGQPTDTVTTTGGNAAATVATAGDKPVIGDMPAQTAPPTSANLNAWLNTFYTAEEKRKTTFPTQLPPDAQPFDLLVINICSLSWSDVEAAGLMSHPLWSHFDILFKHFNSGTSYSGPAAIRLLRASCGQPSHTRLYQPADNECYLFDNLAKLGFTQHLMMDHNGEFGGFLKEVRENGGMQSELMNQSGLPTALLSFDGSPVYDDLAVLNRWLTGEEREANSRSATFFNLLPLHDGNHFPGVSKTADYKIRAQKLFDELDAFFTELEKSGRKVMVVIVPEHGGALKGDRMQISGLRDIPSPAITNVPAGVKFFGMKAPHEGAPIDINQPSSYLAISELVVRAVDGKLFTEDSVNWNKLTSNLPQTAPVSENANAVVIQYQGKPYVRLNGGDWVPYPQ, via the coding sequence ATGACTCAACATACTCAAACTCCTTCAATGCCTTCTCCGCTCTGGCAATACTGGCGCGGTCTTTCCGGCTGGAACTTCTATTTTCTGGTCAAGTTTGGCCTGCTGTGGGCAGGCTACCTGAATTTTCATCCTTTACTGAATCTGGTATTCATGGCGTTTCTGCTGATGCCAATACCAAAATATCGTCTTCACCGGTTGCGCCACTGGATTGCCATTCCCGTCGGCTTCGCGCTGTTCTGGCACGATACCTGGTTGCCCGGCCCGCAAAGCATTATGAGCCAGGGGACGCAGGTGGCGGAATTCAGCTCCGGTTATTTGCTCGATCTGATCGCCCGTTTTATTAACTGGCAAATGATCGGCGCCGTCTTCGTACTGCTGGTCGCCTGGCTATTTTTATCACAGTGGATTCGGGTCACGGTGTTTGTAGTCGCCATCATGGTATGGCTGAACGTCCTGACATTAACCGGCCCGGTTTTTACGCTGTGGCCGGCAGGCCAGCCAACCGATACGGTAACGACGACCGGCGGTAACGCGGCCGCTACCGTCGCGACAGCGGGCGATAAGCCGGTCATCGGCGATATGCCTGCGCAAACCGCGCCGCCGACGAGCGCGAATCTGAACGCCTGGCTGAACACCTTCTATACTGCGGAAGAAAAGCGGAAAACGACGTTCCCGACGCAGCTTCCGCCTGACGCGCAGCCGTTCGACCTATTGGTCATCAATATTTGTTCGCTCTCCTGGTCGGATGTCGAAGCAGCAGGCTTGATGTCACATCCGTTATGGTCGCACTTTGATATCTTGTTTAAACATTTTAATTCCGGTACGTCTTACAGCGGCCCGGCGGCCATTCGTCTGCTGCGCGCCAGTTGTGGTCAACCATCGCATACCCGGCTTTATCAACCAGCCGATAACGAATGTTATCTGTTTGATAATCTGGCGAAACTGGGCTTTACTCAGCATCTGATGATGGATCATAACGGCGAATTTGGCGGCTTCCTGAAAGAAGTTCGCGAAAACGGCGGTATGCAGAGCGAACTGATGAACCAGTCCGGCCTGCCAACCGCCCTGCTGTCATTCGACGGCTCGCCGGTCTATGACGATCTGGCGGTCCTGAACCGCTGGTTGACAGGGGAAGAACGTGAAGCCAACTCCCGTTCCGCGACCTTCTTTAACCTGCTGCCGTTACACGATGGCAACCACTTCCCCGGCGTCAGCAAAACGGCGGATTATAAAATCCGCGCGCAGAAGCTGTTCGATGAACTGGACGCCTTCTTTACCGAGCTGGAGAAATCCGGACGTAAGGTGATGGTGGTCATCGTACCGGAGCACGGCGGCGCGCTGAAGGGCGACAGAATGCAGATCTCAGGCCTGCGAGATATTCCCAGCCCCGCCATCACCAACGTCCCGGCGGGGGTGAAATTTTTTGGCATGAAAGCCCCGCATGAGGGCGCGCCGATTGATATTAACCAGCCGAGCAGCTACCTGGCGATTTCCGAACTGGTCGTACGCGCCGTGGACGGTAAGCTCTTTACCGAAGACAGTGTGAACTGGAACAAGCTGACCAGCAATCTGCCGCAAACCGCGCCGGTTTCAGAAAACGCCAATGCGGTGGTGATTCAGTATCAGGGTAAACCCTACGTTCGTCTGAATGGCGGCGACTGGGTGCCTTACCCGCAGTAA
- a CDS encoding putative inner membrane protein, which yields MMTISDIVQIILFCALIFFPLGYLARHSLRRISDTTRLLFAKPRYVKPAGILRRAMKVKADKK from the coding sequence ATGATGACCATCAGCGATATCGTGCAAATTATTCTTTTTTGCGCGCTGATTTTCTTTCCGCTGGGCTATCTGGCGCGTCATTCGCTACGCCGTATCAGTGACACGACCCGGCTGTTATTTGCCAAACCTCGTTATGTAAAACCAGCCGGAATTCTGCGCCGCGCGATGAAAGTCAAGGCAGACAAAAAATGA
- the bcsE gene encoding protease, translating into MDPVFSLGISSLWDELRHMPTGGVWWVNADRQQDAISLVNQTIASQTENANVAVIGMEGDPGKVIKLDESHGPEKIRLFTMPDSEKGLYSLPHDLLCSVNPTHYFFILICANNTWRNITSESLHKWLEKMNKWTRFHHCSLLVINPCNNSDKQSSLLMGEYRSLFGLASLRFQGDQHLFDIAFWCNEKGVSARQQLLLCQQDERWMLSHQEETAIQPRSDEKRILSHVAVLEGAPPLSEHWTLFDNNEALFNDARTAQAATIIFSLTQNNQIEPLARRIHTLRRQRGSALKIVVRENIASLRATDERLLLGCGANMIIPWNAPLSRCLTLIESVQGQQFSRYVPEDITTLLSMTQPLKLRGFQPWDAFCDAVHTMMSNTLLPADGKGVLVALRPVPGIRVEQALTLCRPNRTGDIMTIGGNRLVLFLSFCRVNDLDTALNHIFPLPTGDIFSNRMVWFEDKQISAELVQMRLLSPELWGTPLPLAKRADPVINAEHDGRIWRRIPEPLRLLDDTAERAS; encoded by the coding sequence GTGGACCCCGTATTTTCTCTCGGCATCTCATCATTATGGGATGAACTGCGCCATATGCCAACCGGCGGCGTCTGGTGGGTTAACGCCGATCGCCAGCAAGATGCCATCAGCCTGGTGAATCAAACGATTGCGTCACAAACGGAGAATGCAAACGTCGCCGTCATCGGCATGGAAGGCGATCCTGGCAAAGTAATCAAATTAGATGAATCTCACGGACCGGAGAAAATCCGCTTATTTACCATGCCGGATTCAGAAAAAGGGCTATACTCTTTGCCCCACGATTTGCTTTGTTCTGTTAACCCGACGCATTACTTTTTCATTCTTATTTGTGCAAATAACACGTGGCGAAATATAACGTCAGAAAGCCTGCATAAATGGCTGGAAAAAATGAATAAATGGACTCGCTTTCATCACTGTTCATTGTTGGTTATTAACCCTTGTAATAATAGTGATAAACAGTCCTCGTTGTTGATGGGCGAGTATCGCTCACTTTTCGGCCTCGCCAGTTTACGTTTTCAGGGCGACCAACATTTGTTCGATATTGCCTTCTGGTGTAACGAAAAAGGCGTCAGCGCCCGACAGCAGTTACTGCTATGTCAACAGGACGAACGCTGGATGCTATCCCATCAGGAGGAGACAGCCATTCAGCCGCGTAGCGACGAAAAACGCATTCTTAGCCATGTCGCCGTCCTTGAAGGCGCGCCGCCGCTCTCGGAACACTGGACGCTTTTCGACAATAACGAAGCGCTATTCAACGACGCGCGCACGGCGCAGGCCGCGACAATTATTTTTTCTCTCACACAGAACAACCAAATTGAGCCGCTTGCTCGTCGCATTCATACTTTGCGGCGCCAGCGGGGAAGCGCGCTGAAAATTGTCGTGCGCGAAAATATCGCCAGTTTGCGCGCCACCGATGAGCGCCTGCTGCTGGGCTGCGGCGCTAATATGATCATTCCCTGGAACGCCCCGCTTTCACGCTGTCTGACGCTTATTGAAAGCGTGCAGGGTCAGCAGTTCAGCCGTTACGTACCAGAAGACATCACCACACTATTGTCGATGACGCAGCCGTTGAAACTGCGCGGTTTTCAACCGTGGGATGCCTTCTGCGATGCCGTCCATACGATGATGAGCAACACTCTGCTCCCCGCCGACGGGAAAGGCGTTCTGGTCGCGCTGCGGCCGGTGCCGGGCATTCGGGTTGAGCAGGCGTTGACATTATGTCGGCCAAACCGAACCGGCGATATTATGACCATCGGCGGCAACCGTCTGGTGCTGTTTTTATCATTCTGCCGGGTCAACGATCTGGATACCGCGTTAAACCATATTTTCCCTTTGCCCACGGGCGATATTTTCTCTAATCGTATGGTCTGGTTCGAAGATAAACAGATCAGCGCCGAGCTGGTGCAGATGCGCTTATTGTCGCCGGAGCTGTGGGGAACGCCGCTACCGCTGGCAAAACGCGCCGACCCGGTCATAAATGCCGAGCACGATGGCCGCATCTGGCGTCGTATCCCTGAACCCCTGCGATTGCTCGACGACACCGCGGAGCGTGCATCATGA
- the SBOV36961 gene encoding Protein of uncharacterised function (DUF2629), whose product MYNNEPGAQSDPTLGYTFQNDFLALSQAFSLPEIDYTDISQREQLAAAIKRWPLLAEFAQQHSLRKP is encoded by the coding sequence ATGTATAACAATGAACCTGGCGCTCAGTCCGATCCAACGTTGGGCTACACTTTTCAAAATGATTTTCTGGCATTAAGCCAGGCGTTTTCACTACCCGAAATAGATTATACCGATATTTCCCAACGCGAACAGTTGGCGGCGGCGATTAAAAGATGGCCGCTCCTGGCTGAATTTGCGCAACAACATTCATTAAGGAAGCCATGA
- a CDS encoding cell division protein codes for MAILGLQGVRGGVGTTSITSALAWALQILGENVLVIDASPDNLLRMSFNVDFIHQGGWARSLLDGEDWRDAGLRYTSQLDLLPFGQLTAKERENPQAWQETLGEIGSAIQALKTSGHYSWILLDLPYGASTLTRQLVNLCDHTLAVARVDANCHIRLHQQALPAGAHILINDLRIGSQLQDDLYQVWLQSQRRLLPIVIHRDEAMAECMASKQPLGEYRSDSLAAEEVLTLANWCLLHDAGDKTSDGSPL; via the coding sequence ATGGCGATTCTGGGATTGCAGGGCGTGCGCGGTGGGGTGGGAACCACATCTATCACCTCAGCACTCGCCTGGGCGTTACAAATCTTAGGGGAAAATGTCCTGGTGATTGACGCCAGCCCCGATAACCTGCTGCGCATGTCGTTTAACGTCGACTTCATCCATCAGGGCGGCTGGGCGCGATCGTTGCTGGACGGCGAAGACTGGCGCGATGCCGGGTTACGTTATACCTCGCAGCTTGATCTGCTGCCGTTTGGACAGCTCACCGCGAAAGAGCGGGAAAATCCACAGGCCTGGCAAGAGACGCTGGGAGAGATCGGATCTGCTATCCAGGCGCTGAAAACGAGCGGGCATTATAGCTGGATTTTACTGGACTTGCCCTATGGCGCGTCAACACTGACACGGCAACTGGTGAACCTCTGCGACCACACGCTGGCGGTCGCCCGGGTTGACGCTAACTGCCATATTCGCCTTCATCAGCAGGCGTTGCCTGCCGGAGCGCATATTCTGATCAATGATTTACGCATCGGCAGCCAGTTACAGGACGATCTGTACCAGGTCTGGCTGCAAAGCCAGCGTCGGTTGCTGCCTATTGTGATCCATCGCGATGAAGCGATGGCGGAGTGCATGGCGTCGAAACAACCGTTAGGCGAGTATCGCAGCGATTCGTTAGCCGCCGAAGAGGTGTTAACGCTGGCGAACTGGTGCCTGTTGCATGACGCAGGCGACAAAACGTCTGACGGGAGCCCGTTATGA
- the bscA gene encoding Cellulose biosynthesis protein catalytic subunit A encodes MSALSRWLLIPPVSARLSERYQGYRRHGASPFSAALGCLWTILAWIVFPLEHPRWQRIRAGHKALYPHINAARPRPLDPARYLIQTLWLVMASSTKERHEPRWRSLARLQGVRGRYHQWMDSLPERVRQKTTHLEKEKELGHLSHGARRFILGVIVTFSLILALICITQPFNPLSQFIFLLLLWGVALLVRRMPGRFSALMLIVLSLTVSCRYIWWRYTSTLNWDDPVSLVCGLILLFAETYAWIVLVLGYFQVVWPLNRQPVPLPKEMSQWPTVDIFVPTYNEDLNVVKNTIYASLGIDWPKDKLNIWILDDGGRESFRQFARHVGVHYIARDTHEHAKAGNINNALKHAKGEFVAIFDCDHVPTRSFLQMTMGWFLKEKQLAMMQTPHHFFSPDPFERNLGRFRKTPNEGTLFYGLVQDGNDMWDATFFCGSCAVIRRTPLDEIGGIAVETVTEDAHTSLRLHRRGYTSAYMRIPQAAGLATESLSAHIGQRIRWARGMVQIFRLDNPLFGKGLTLAQRLCYLNAMFHFLSGIPRLIFLTAPLAFLLLHAYIIYAPALMIALFVLPHMIHASLTNSKIQGKYRHSFWSEIYETVLAWYIAPPTLVALINPHKGKFNVTAKGGLVEEKYVDWVISRPYIFLVLLNLLGVVVGVWRYYYGPENEVLTVIVSLVWVFYNLVILGGAVAVSVESKQVRRAHRVEIAMPGAIAREDGHLFSCTVHDFSDGGLGIKINGQAQVLEGQKVNLLLKRGQQEYVFPTQVVRVTGNEVGLQLMPLTTKQHIDFVQCTFARADTWALWQDSFPEDKPLESLLDILKLGFRGYRHLAEFAPPSVNVIFRSLTAFIAWIVSFIPRRPERQAAIQPSDRVMAQAQQ; translated from the coding sequence ATGAGCGCCCTTTCCCGGTGGTTGCTTATCCCGCCGGTCAGCGCGCGTTTGAGTGAGCGCTATCAGGGTTACCGCCGGCACGGCGCGTCGCCGTTTAGCGCAGCGCTCGGCTGCCTGTGGACGATTCTGGCGTGGATCGTGTTTCCGCTTGAGCATCCGCGCTGGCAGCGTATTCGCGCCGGGCATAAAGCGCTTTATCCGCATATTAACGCCGCCCGCCCGCGCCCGCTGGACCCGGCCCGTTATCTCATTCAGACCCTCTGGCTGGTGATGGCCTCATCGACTAAAGAACGTCATGAACCGCGCTGGCGATCATTGGCGCGCTTGCAGGGCGTTCGTGGACGTTACCATCAATGGATGGATAGCTTACCGGAACGGGTGCGCCAAAAGACAACGCACCTGGAAAAGGAAAAAGAGCTGGGACATCTTAGCCACGGCGCCCGACGTTTTATTCTGGGCGTTATCGTAACCTTTTCACTGATACTGGCGCTGATCTGTATTACGCAGCCATTTAACCCGCTATCGCAATTTATCTTTCTGCTGTTGCTGTGGGGCGTTGCACTGTTGGTAAGACGTATGCCGGGACGTTTTTCCGCGCTGATGCTCATCGTGCTGTCGCTGACGGTCTCCTGTCGTTATATCTGGTGGCGCTATACCTCGACGCTAAACTGGGACGACCCGGTAAGTCTGGTGTGTGGACTGATTCTGCTGTTTGCGGAAACCTACGCCTGGATTGTGCTGGTGCTGGGGTACTTCCAGGTGGTGTGGCCGTTAAATCGTCAACCGGTGCCGTTGCCGAAAGAGATGTCGCAGTGGCCGACGGTAGATATTTTTGTGCCGACCTATAACGAAGACCTTAACGTGGTCAAAAATACCATTTACGCTTCGCTTGGCATTGACTGGCCGAAGGACAAGCTGAATATCTGGATCCTTGATGACGGCGGGCGCGAATCATTTCGTCAATTTGCCCGCCACGTTGGCGTGCATTACATTGCCCGCGACACGCATGAACACGCCAAAGCCGGCAACATCAACAATGCGCTAAAACACGCAAAAGGCGAGTTTGTGGCGATCTTCGACTGTGACCATGTGCCGACGCGCTCGTTTCTGCAAATGACGATGGGCTGGTTCCTGAAAGAGAAACAGCTGGCGATGATGCAAACGCCGCACCACTTTTTCTCCCCGGACCCGTTTGAGCGCAACCTGGGACGTTTTCGTAAAACGCCTAACGAAGGCACGCTGTTTTACGGGCTGGTGCAGGACGGTAACGATATGTGGGACGCCACTTTCTTTTGCGGGTCGTGCGCGGTGATTCGCCGTACGCCGCTGGATGAGATTGGCGGTATCGCCGTTGAGACGGTGACGGAAGATGCGCATACTTCGCTCCGACTGCACCGACGCGGTTATACCTCTGCGTATATGCGCATTCCGCAGGCGGCGGGGCTGGCGACGGAAAGCCTGTCGGCGCATATCGGGCAGCGTATTCGTTGGGCGCGGGGCATGGTACAAATTTTCCGCCTCGATAACCCTCTGTTTGGCAAAGGCTTAACACTGGCGCAGCGGCTGTGCTACCTCAACGCGATGTTCCATTTCTTGTCCGGCATTCCGCGCCTGATCTTTCTGACCGCGCCGCTGGCTTTTCTGCTGCTGCACGCCTATATCATTTATGCGCCTGCGCTGATGATTGCGCTATTCGTTTTACCGCACATGATCCACGCCAGCCTGACTAACTCGAAGATTCAGGGCAAGTATCGACACTCTTTCTGGAGCGAAATCTATGAAACGGTGCTGGCGTGGTATATCGCGCCGCCGACATTGGTCGCGTTGATCAATCCGCACAAGGGGAAATTTAACGTCACGGCGAAAGGTGGGCTGGTGGAGGAGAAGTACGTCGACTGGGTCATCTCGCGTCCGTATATCTTCCTTGTCTTGCTTAACCTGCTCGGCGTGGTGGTGGGCGTATGGCGATACTATTACGGGCCGGAAAATGAAGTGTTGACCGTCATCGTGAGCCTGGTGTGGGTCTTCTATAACCTGGTGATTCTTGGCGGCGCGGTTGCAGTTTCGGTAGAAAGTAAACAGGTCAGGCGCGCGCATCGGGTAGAGATTGCCATGCCGGGGGCCATCGCTCGCGAAGATGGGCATTTGTTCTCCTGTACCGTGCATGATTTCTCCGACGGCGGGTTAGGCATCAAGATCAACGGTCAGGCACAGGTACTGGAAGGGCAGAAAGTGAACCTGTTGCTTAAACGCGGGCAGCAGGAATATGTCTTTCCAACGCAGGTGGTGCGCGTAACGGGCAATGAGGTTGGGTTGCAACTGATGCCGCTCACCACCAAACAACATATTGATTTTGTGCAGTGTACCTTCGCTCGCGCCGATACGTGGGCGCTTTGGCAAGATAGCTTTCCGGAAGATAAGCCGCTGGAAAGCTTGCTGGATATTCTGAAGCTGGGCTTCCGTGGATATCGCCACCTCGCGGAGTTCGCGCCGCCTTCAGTAAACGTAATTTTCCGATCGTTGACGGCGTTTATTGCCTGGATTGTATCGTTTATTCCGCGTCGCCCGGAGCGGCAAGCGGCGATACAGCCGTCGGATCGGGTTATGGCTCAGGCTCAACAATGA